One window of Streptomyces sp. SUK 48 genomic DNA carries:
- a CDS encoding PucR family transcriptional regulator translates to MTTTSASRPAAPPGPALSVRQVLTLERVLAGEPEVVAGADGLDRAVRWVHVAEAADVGVMLTGGEMVLTTGVLLAGDETRQAEYIRSLHRAEAAAVVLGLGRAFPAPPEVMRRAAERCGLPLVVLHRPFPFAELTEEVQSRLIRRKFAAVSLSEAVRTDLTALITAGAPLQRLLDEVARHSACPVVLTNLAHRVLATAGERSAVDDVLRDWERVARQAGGGALDAWISAELGGRGERWGRLLLCGYRGETATGRLLADRAAEALVLHRMLGGSALSWEEQSARSLLTDLVLGVVPARQLLPRARAAGLPVNLRTFVPLVVPGAEPAVLDRLLRVLGLSGLAAELADGVTAVLLSLPRDRPADALTALFATRLREGTGRPDAVVAAADARTGWDEVPAGLREARHVAEAVAGSAAALGLPAVVRLKDVHLRGLVRLLRENPHVQSFAERELDGLLCTAEPELLEVLRTYLATGRNKSRTAQLHHVSRPALYRRLEAIQGRLGVDLDDFEQAASVHIALLAHDAQQR, encoded by the coding sequence ATGACCACCACCTCCGCCTCCCGTCCCGCCGCCCCGCCGGGACCCGCCCTGTCCGTGCGCCAGGTGCTCACGCTGGAGCGGGTGCTCGCGGGGGAGCCCGAGGTGGTGGCCGGCGCCGACGGCCTCGACCGGGCGGTGCGCTGGGTGCACGTCGCCGAGGCCGCCGACGTGGGCGTGATGCTCACCGGCGGCGAGATGGTGCTCACCACCGGCGTGCTGCTCGCCGGGGACGAGACCCGGCAGGCCGAGTACATCCGCTCCCTGCACCGCGCCGAGGCCGCCGCCGTGGTCCTCGGCCTCGGGCGGGCCTTCCCCGCCCCGCCCGAGGTGATGCGCCGCGCCGCCGAACGCTGCGGCCTGCCCCTGGTCGTGCTGCACCGACCCTTCCCCTTCGCCGAACTGACCGAGGAGGTGCAGTCCCGGCTCATCCGGCGCAAGTTCGCGGCCGTCAGCCTGTCCGAGGCGGTACGCACCGACCTCACCGCGCTGATCACGGCCGGCGCCCCGCTCCAGCGGCTGCTCGACGAGGTGGCCCGGCACAGCGCCTGCCCCGTCGTCCTCACCAACCTCGCCCACCGCGTCCTCGCCACGGCGGGGGAGCGCTCCGCCGTGGACGATGTGCTGCGCGACTGGGAGCGGGTCGCCCGGCAGGCCGGGGGCGGCGCCCTGGACGCCTGGATCAGCGCCGAACTCGGCGGCCGCGGCGAACGCTGGGGCAGGCTGCTGCTGTGCGGCTACCGGGGCGAGACGGCCACCGGACGGCTGCTCGCCGACCGCGCCGCCGAGGCCCTGGTGCTGCACCGCATGCTCGGCGGCTCCGCGCTGAGCTGGGAGGAGCAGTCCGCGCGGAGCCTGCTGACCGACCTCGTCCTTGGTGTCGTACCGGCCCGCCAGTTGCTGCCGCGCGCCCGCGCCGCCGGGCTCCCGGTCAACCTGCGCACCTTCGTGCCGCTCGTCGTCCCGGGCGCCGAACCCGCCGTGCTGGACCGGCTGCTGCGGGTGCTGGGCCTGTCCGGGCTCGCCGCCGAGCTGGCCGACGGGGTCACCGCCGTCCTGCTCAGCCTGCCGCGCGACCGGCCCGCCGACGCCCTCACCGCGCTCTTCGCGACCCGGCTGCGGGAGGGCACCGGGCGACCGGACGCCGTGGTCGCCGCCGCCGACGCGCGCACCGGCTGGGACGAGGTGCCGGCCGGACTGCGCGAGGCCCGCCATGTCGCCGAGGCCGTCGCCGGCTCCGCCGCCGCCCTCGGACTGCCCGCCGTCGTCCGCCTGAAGGACGTCCATCTGCGCGGTCTCGTACGGCTGTTGCGGGAGAACCCGCATGTGCAGTCGTTCGCGGAACGGGAGCTGGACGGGCTGCTGTGCACGGCCGAGCCCGAGCTGCTCGAAGTGCTGCGCACCTACCTCGCCACCGGCCGCAACAAATCCCGTACCGCCCAGCTCCACCATGTCTCCCGGCCCGCGCTCTACCGCCGCCTGGAGGCCATACAGGGCCGGCTCGGCGTCGACCTGGACGACTTCGAACAGGCGGCCTCCGTGCACATCGCCCTGCTCGCGCATGACGCGCAACAGCGCTGA
- a CDS encoding aspartate aminotransferase family protein gives MPDWLALYYDDPIEITHGEGRHVWDSDGNRYLDFFGGILTTMTAHALPEVTKAVSEQAGRILHSSTLYLNRPMVELAERIAQVSGIPDARVFFTTSGTEANDTALLLASTYRRSNTVLAMRNSYHGRSFSTVGITGNRSWSPTSLSPLQTLYVHGGVRTRGPFAHLDDRAFTDACVADLKDVLGHTRPPAALIAEPVQGVGGFTSPPDGLYAAFRDVLSERGILWISDEVQTGWGRTGDHFWGWGAHAASGPPDIVTFAKGIGNGASIGGVIARAELMNCLDANSISTFGGTQLTMAAGLANLAYLLDHDLQGNARRVGGLLIERLRAVAAQLPGVREVRGRGLMIGIELAKPGTDEADPQAASAVLEAARAGGLLIGKGGGHDTSALRVAPPLSLTVAEAEEGAAVLEDALRSAYA, from the coding sequence ATGCCCGACTGGCTCGCCCTCTACTACGACGACCCGATCGAGATCACCCACGGCGAGGGCCGGCACGTCTGGGACTCCGACGGCAACCGCTACCTGGACTTCTTCGGCGGCATCCTCACCACCATGACCGCGCACGCGCTGCCCGAGGTCACCAAGGCGGTCAGCGAGCAGGCCGGGCGCATCCTGCACTCCTCGACCCTCTACCTCAACCGCCCGATGGTCGAACTCGCCGAGCGCATCGCCCAGGTGAGCGGCATCCCGGACGCCCGCGTCTTCTTCACCACCTCCGGCACCGAGGCCAACGACACCGCCCTGCTGCTCGCCAGCACCTACCGGCGCAGCAACACCGTCCTGGCCATGCGCAACAGCTACCACGGCCGTTCCTTCTCCACCGTCGGCATCACCGGCAACCGCAGCTGGTCCCCCACCTCGCTGTCCCCGCTCCAGACCCTGTACGTGCACGGCGGCGTCCGCACCCGGGGCCCCTTCGCGCACCTGGACGACCGCGCCTTCACCGACGCCTGCGTCGCCGACCTCAAGGACGTCCTCGGCCACACCCGGCCCCCGGCCGCGCTGATCGCCGAACCCGTCCAGGGCGTCGGCGGGTTCACCTCGCCGCCCGACGGCCTGTACGCCGCATTCCGCGACGTGCTCAGCGAACGCGGCATCCTGTGGATCTCCGACGAGGTGCAGACCGGCTGGGGCCGCACCGGCGACCACTTCTGGGGCTGGGGGGCGCACGCCGCGAGCGGCCCGCCGGACATCGTCACCTTCGCCAAGGGCATCGGCAACGGCGCCTCCATCGGCGGTGTCATCGCCCGCGCCGAACTGATGAACTGCCTGGACGCCAACAGCATCTCCACCTTCGGCGGCACCCAGCTCACCATGGCCGCGGGTCTCGCCAACCTCGCCTACCTCCTCGACCACGACCTCCAGGGCAACGCCCGCCGGGTCGGCGGCCTGCTCATCGAGCGGCTGCGGGCCGTCGCCGCCCAGCTGCCCGGGGTGCGCGAGGTCCGCGGGCGCGGTCTGATGATCGGCATCGAGCTGGCGAAGCCGGGCACCGACGAGGCCGATCCGCAGGCGGCCTCCGCCGTCCTGGAGGCGGCCCGGGCCGGCGGCCTGCTCATCGGCAAGGGCGGCGGCCACGACACCAGCGCCCTGCGCGTCGCCCCGCCGCTGTCGCTGACCGTCGCGGAGGCCGAGGAAGGCGCCGCCGTCCTGGAGGACGCGCTCAGGAGCGCCTACGCGTAA
- a CDS encoding nitrilase-related carbon-nitrogen hydrolase, whose protein sequence is MSRVIRAALFQTAWTGDKESMIQVHEQAVRDAAAQGAQVLCFQELFYGPYFCQVQDKAFYDYAERVPEGPTVRRFQSLARALGIVLILPMYEEEQPGVLYNTAAVIDADGSYLGKYRKTHIPQVQGFWEKFYFRPGNSGWPVFDTAVGRIGVYICYDRHFPEGWRALGLEGAEIVFNPSATSRGLSKYLWQLEQPAAAAANEYFVGAINRVGVEDLGDNDFYGTTYFVDPEAQYVGEVASDKETELVVRDLDMAKLREVRDRWQFYRDRAPGAYGPLTAP, encoded by the coding sequence ATGAGCCGAGTGATCCGTGCCGCCCTCTTCCAGACGGCCTGGACCGGCGACAAGGAATCCATGATCCAGGTCCACGAGCAGGCGGTCCGCGACGCGGCCGCGCAGGGCGCTCAAGTCCTGTGCTTCCAGGAGCTGTTCTACGGCCCCTACTTCTGCCAGGTCCAGGACAAGGCGTTCTACGACTACGCCGAGCGCGTCCCCGAGGGCCCGACCGTCCGGCGCTTCCAGTCCCTCGCCCGCGCCCTCGGCATCGTACTGATCCTGCCGATGTACGAGGAGGAGCAGCCGGGCGTCCTCTACAACACCGCCGCCGTGATCGACGCGGACGGCAGCTACCTCGGCAAGTACCGCAAGACCCACATCCCCCAAGTGCAGGGATTCTGGGAGAAGTTCTACTTCCGTCCCGGCAACAGCGGCTGGCCCGTCTTCGACACCGCCGTCGGCCGGATCGGCGTCTACATCTGCTACGACCGCCACTTCCCCGAGGGCTGGCGGGCGCTCGGCCTCGAAGGCGCCGAGATCGTCTTCAACCCCTCGGCGACCTCCCGCGGCCTGTCCAAGTACCTGTGGCAGCTGGAGCAGCCGGCCGCGGCCGCCGCCAACGAGTACTTCGTCGGCGCGATCAACCGGGTCGGTGTGGAGGACCTGGGCGACAACGACTTCTACGGCACGACCTACTTCGTGGACCCCGAGGCCCAGTACGTCGGCGAGGTCGCGAGCGACAAGGAGACCGAACTGGTGGTCCGCGACCTGGACATGGCCAAACTCCGCGAGGTCCGCGACCGCTGGCAGTTCTACCGCGACCGCGCCCCGGGCGCGTACGGCCCGCTGACGGCGCCGTAA
- the map gene encoding type I methionyl aminopeptidase encodes MVELKTDASIDAMHAAGQVVGQALSAVRKAADVGVSLLELDEVAREVLRAAGATSPFLGYRPSFAPTPFPAVICASVNDAIVHGIPTGYRLREGDLVSIDCGALLDGWAGDSAISFTVGRARPEDVTLIDTAERALAAGIAAAVPGNRVGDIAHAVGRVCRTAGYGVPQDFGGHGIGRRMHEDPGVPNEGRPGRGFPLRPGLVLAIEPMLIGGGRDDYRADPDGWTLRTTDGSRAAHAEHTVAITEAGPRVLTARGPA; translated from the coding sequence ATGGTGGAACTGAAGACGGACGCGTCGATCGACGCGATGCATGCAGCGGGCCAGGTCGTCGGGCAGGCCCTGAGTGCCGTACGCAAGGCCGCGGACGTGGGGGTCTCGCTGCTGGAGCTGGACGAGGTGGCGCGGGAGGTGCTGCGGGCGGCGGGGGCGACCTCGCCCTTCCTCGGGTATCGCCCCTCCTTCGCCCCGACCCCCTTCCCCGCGGTGATCTGCGCCTCGGTGAACGACGCGATCGTGCACGGCATCCCCACCGGGTACCGGCTGCGCGAGGGCGACCTGGTCTCCATCGACTGCGGGGCCCTGCTGGACGGCTGGGCCGGGGACTCGGCGATCAGCTTCACGGTGGGCCGCGCGCGCCCCGAGGACGTCACGCTGATCGACACCGCCGAGCGGGCGCTGGCGGCGGGCATCGCGGCGGCCGTCCCCGGCAACCGCGTCGGCGACATCGCCCACGCCGTCGGCCGGGTCTGCCGTACGGCGGGCTACGGCGTCCCGCAGGACTTCGGCGGCCATGGCATCGGCCGCCGTATGCACGAGGACCCCGGCGTCCCCAACGAGGGCCGCCCCGGCCGCGGCTTCCCGCTGCGCCCCGGCCTGGTCCTGGCGATCGAACCGATGCTGATCGGGGGCGGCCGGGACGACTACCGCGCCGACCCCGACGGCTGGACCCTGCGCACGACGGACGGCTCCCGCGCCGCCCACGCCGAACACACGGTGGCGATCACGGAGGCGGGACCCCGCGTCCTGACGGCCCGCGGCCCCGCCTGA
- a CDS encoding helix-turn-helix transcriptional regulator, translating into MVRTPLTPEEHERGERLGRLLREARGDRSMVEVAAAAGVSAETLRKIETGRAPTPAFFTVAALAGVLGLSMDELAVHCTPVAV; encoded by the coding sequence ATGGTGCGCACCCCCCTCACCCCCGAAGAGCACGAGCGCGGCGAGCGGCTCGGGCGGCTGCTGCGCGAGGCGCGCGGTGACCGCAGCATGGTCGAGGTCGCCGCCGCGGCGGGCGTCTCCGCCGAGACCCTGCGCAAGATCGAGACCGGCCGCGCCCCGACCCCGGCCTTCTTCACGGTGGCCGCGCTGGCCGGCGTGCTGGGCCTGTCGATGGACGAGCTGGCGGTGCACTGCACCCCGGTGGCCGTCTGA
- a CDS encoding nitrilase-related carbon-nitrogen hydrolase, giving the protein MADVVRAALVQATWTGDTESMVAKHEEHAREAARRGARIIGFQEVFNAPYFCQVQDREHFRWAEPVPDGPTVRRMRELARETGMVIVAPVFEVERSGFYYNTAAVIDADGSYLGKYRKHHIPQVEGFWEKYYFRPGNQGWPVFDTAVGKVGVYICYDRHFPEGWRQLGLGGAQLVYNPSATHRGLSAHLWQLEQPAAAVANEYFVAAINRVGQEEYGTNDFYGTSYFVDPRGRFVGDPADDKAEELLVRDLDFALIDDVRQQWAFYRDRRPDAYEGLVQP; this is encoded by the coding sequence ATGGCCGACGTCGTCCGCGCCGCGCTGGTCCAGGCCACCTGGACCGGCGACACCGAGTCCATGGTGGCGAAACACGAGGAGCACGCCCGGGAGGCGGCCCGGCGGGGCGCGCGGATCATCGGGTTCCAGGAGGTGTTCAACGCCCCCTACTTCTGCCAGGTCCAGGACCGGGAGCACTTCCGGTGGGCCGAGCCGGTGCCCGACGGGCCGACCGTACGGCGGATGCGAGAGCTCGCGCGGGAGACCGGGATGGTGATCGTCGCGCCGGTCTTCGAGGTCGAGCGGTCCGGGTTCTACTACAACACCGCCGCCGTGATCGACGCCGACGGCAGCTACCTCGGCAAGTACCGCAAACACCACATCCCCCAGGTCGAGGGCTTCTGGGAGAAGTACTACTTCCGCCCCGGCAACCAGGGCTGGCCCGTCTTCGACACGGCCGTCGGCAAGGTCGGCGTCTATATCTGCTACGACCGCCACTTCCCGGAGGGATGGCGGCAACTCGGTCTCGGCGGCGCCCAGTTGGTCTACAACCCCTCCGCCACCCACCGGGGCCTGTCCGCCCACCTGTGGCAGCTGGAGCAGCCCGCCGCGGCCGTCGCCAACGAGTACTTCGTCGCCGCCATCAACCGGGTGGGACAGGAGGAGTACGGGACCAACGACTTCTACGGCACCTCGTACTTCGTGGACCCCCGCGGGCGGTTCGTCGGCGACCCGGCGGACGACAAGGCCGAGGAACTCCTCGTCCGCGACCTGGACTTCGCACTCATCGACGACGTACGGCAGCAGTGGGCCTTCTACCGCGACCGCCGTCCCGACGCCTACGAAGGGCTGGTGCAGCCGTGA
- a CDS encoding ATP-dependent Clp protease ATP-binding subunit codes for MTNGYPPDPFGEFLARFFSGAAGGSGGAPGPRHIDIGRLLSQPARELVKGAAQYAAEHGSRDLDTQHLLRAAVSTEPTRSLLTRAGADPDSLATEIDDRAGPVAHPPGEVPPPTSLSLTPAVKRALLDAHDMARSTGAGYIGPEHVLSALASNPDSAAGHILHAARFPASGLPPEPPEGATGPVRVERQRSTGTPTLDKYGRDLTELAREGRVDPVIGRDTEIEQTIEVLSRRGKNNPVLIGDAGVGKTAIVEGLAQRIADGDVPDQLAGRRVVALDLTGVVAGTRYRGDFEERLNNIVEEIRANSDRLVVFIDELHTVVGAGSGGEGGALDAGNILKPALARGELHIVGATTLEEFRRIEKDAALARRFQPVLVPEPTVQDTIEILRGLRDRYEAHHQVRYSDEALVAAVELSDRYLTDRRLPDKAIDLIDQAGARVRLGARTKGTDVRAMEREVDQLVRDKDQAVADEDYEQAKQLRDRIAELKERIAEASGGEQADEGQLEVTAESIAEVVSRQTGIPVSRLTQEEKERLLGLEAHLHQRVVGQEEAVAVVAEAVLRSRAGLASPARPIGSFLFLGPTGVGKTELARALAEALFGSEDRMVRLDMSEYQERHTVSRLVGAPPGYVGHEEAGQLTEVVRRHPYSLLLLDEVEKAHPDVFNILLQVLDDGRLTDSQGRTVDFTSTVIVMTSNLGSEAITRRGAGIGFGPGGTEADEEARREQIMRPLREHFRPEFLNRIDEIVVFRQLTSGQLRQITDLLLESTRRLLDGQGVSVEFTDAAVDWIAERGYQPEYGARPLRRTIQREVDNRLSRLLLNGTVSEGGRVTVDVRDGQLDFRTPKAPEAAQAPPAG; via the coding sequence ATGACCAACGGCTACCCTCCTGACCCCTTCGGCGAATTCCTCGCCCGCTTCTTCAGCGGCGCCGCCGGCGGCAGCGGCGGCGCTCCCGGCCCGCGGCACATCGACATCGGCCGGCTGCTCAGCCAGCCGGCGCGGGAGCTGGTCAAAGGGGCGGCGCAGTACGCGGCCGAGCACGGCAGCCGGGACCTGGACACCCAGCATCTGCTGCGCGCGGCCGTCTCCACCGAGCCCACGCGGAGCCTGCTGACCCGGGCCGGGGCCGATCCGGACTCGCTCGCCACCGAGATCGACGACCGGGCGGGCCCGGTCGCGCACCCGCCGGGCGAGGTGCCGCCGCCGACCTCGCTGTCCCTGACCCCGGCGGTGAAGCGGGCGCTGCTGGACGCGCACGACATGGCCCGCTCCACCGGCGCGGGATACATCGGCCCGGAGCATGTGCTCAGCGCGCTGGCCTCGAACCCCGACTCGGCGGCGGGGCACATCCTGCACGCGGCCCGCTTCCCGGCGAGCGGGCTGCCGCCGGAGCCGCCGGAGGGCGCCACCGGCCCGGTGCGCGTGGAGCGGCAGCGCTCCACCGGCACCCCCACGCTGGACAAGTACGGCCGTGATCTGACCGAGCTGGCCCGGGAGGGCCGGGTCGACCCGGTGATCGGCCGGGACACCGAGATCGAGCAGACCATCGAGGTGCTCTCCCGGCGGGGCAAGAACAACCCCGTGCTGATCGGCGACGCGGGGGTGGGCAAGACCGCCATCGTGGAGGGCCTCGCCCAGCGGATCGCCGACGGGGACGTGCCGGACCAGCTGGCCGGGCGGCGGGTGGTCGCCCTCGATCTGACCGGGGTCGTGGCCGGCACCCGCTACCGGGGCGACTTCGAGGAGCGCCTGAACAACATCGTGGAGGAGATCCGCGCCAACTCCGACCGGCTGGTCGTCTTCATCGACGAACTGCACACCGTCGTCGGCGCGGGCTCCGGCGGCGAGGGCGGCGCGCTGGACGCGGGCAACATCCTCAAGCCCGCGCTGGCCCGGGGCGAACTGCACATCGTGGGCGCGACCACCCTGGAGGAGTTCCGCCGGATCGAGAAGGACGCGGCGCTGGCCCGCCGCTTCCAGCCGGTCCTGGTGCCCGAGCCGACCGTGCAGGACACCATCGAGATCCTGCGCGGGCTGCGCGACCGCTACGAGGCCCATCACCAGGTCCGCTACTCCGACGAGGCGCTCGTCGCCGCCGTGGAGCTGTCCGACCGGTATCTCACCGACCGGCGGCTGCCGGACAAGGCGATCGACCTGATCGACCAGGCGGGCGCCCGGGTCCGGCTCGGCGCCCGCACCAAGGGCACCGATGTACGGGCGATGGAGCGCGAGGTGGACCAGCTGGTCCGGGACAAGGACCAGGCGGTCGCCGACGAGGACTACGAGCAGGCCAAGCAGCTGCGCGACCGGATCGCCGAGCTGAAGGAACGTATCGCCGAGGCGTCCGGGGGCGAGCAGGCCGACGAGGGGCAGCTGGAGGTGACCGCGGAGTCCATCGCCGAGGTGGTCTCGCGGCAGACCGGCATCCCGGTCAGCCGGCTCACCCAGGAGGAGAAGGAACGGCTGCTCGGCCTGGAGGCGCATCTGCATCAGCGGGTCGTCGGCCAGGAGGAGGCCGTCGCGGTGGTCGCCGAGGCGGTGCTGCGCTCGCGCGCCGGGCTCGCCAGCCCCGCCCGCCCGATCGGCAGCTTCCTCTTCCTCGGCCCGACCGGTGTCGGCAAGACCGAGCTGGCCCGCGCGCTCGCCGAGGCGCTGTTCGGCAGCGAGGACCGCATGGTCCGCCTCGACATGAGCGAGTACCAGGAGCGGCACACCGTCTCCCGGCTGGTCGGCGCCCCGCCCGGGTACGTGGGCCACGAGGAGGCGGGCCAGCTCACCGAGGTGGTGCGGCGGCACCCGTACTCGCTGCTGCTCCTCGACGAGGTGGAGAAGGCGCACCCGGACGTCTTCAACATCCTGCTCCAGGTGCTGGACGACGGCCGGCTCACCGACTCCCAGGGCCGCACGGTCGACTTCACCAGCACGGTCATCGTGATGACCAGCAACCTCGGCTCCGAGGCGATCACCCGGCGCGGCGCCGGGATCGGCTTCGGTCCGGGCGGCACGGAGGCCGACGAGGAGGCGCGGCGGGAGCAGATCATGCGGCCGCTGCGCGAGCACTTCCGGCCCGAGTTCCTCAACCGCATCGACGAGATCGTGGTCTTCCGGCAGCTCACGAGCGGGCAACTGCGGCAGATCACCGATCTGTTGCTGGAGAGCACCCGGCGGCTGCTGGACGGGCAGGGCGTCTCGGTGGAGTTCACGGACGCGGCGGTCGACTGGATCGCCGAGCGCGGCTACCAACCGGAGTACGGCGCCCGGCCGTTGCGCCGCACCATCCAGCGCGAGGTGGACAACCGGCTGTCGCGGCTGCTGCTGAACGGCACGGTCTCCGAGGGCGGCCGGGTCACCGTGGACGTCAGGGACGGGCAGCTGGACTTCCGGACACCGAAGGCGCCGGAGGCCGCGCAGGCCCCGCCCGCCGGATGA
- a CDS encoding TIGR03842 family LLM class F420-dependent oxidoreductase, translating to MDFGLVLQTDPPASRVIDLMRRAERNGFSHGWTFDSAVLWQEPFVIYSQILAQTERLTVGPMVTNPSTRTPEVTASTFATLNDMFGNRTVCGIGRGDSAMRVAGRRPNTLARISEAIKVIRALGRGDAADLGGGAVVKFPWVGPGARLPVWMAAYGPKALKMTGEEADGFILQLADLYLTEYMVKAVKDAAKAAGRDPGEVRICVAAPAYVTADDSPEALAHARDQCRWFGGMVGNHVADLVSKYGEHSAQVPEELTEYIKSRQGYDYAHHGRSGNPDTEFVPDEIVDRFCLVGPPEWHIEKLTALRALGVDQFALYDMHDAQEATIDAYGTQVIPAVNS from the coding sequence ATGGACTTTGGACTCGTCCTCCAGACCGACCCGCCGGCCTCCCGTGTCATCGACCTCATGCGGCGGGCCGAGCGCAACGGCTTCAGCCACGGCTGGACCTTCGACTCCGCCGTGCTGTGGCAGGAGCCGTTCGTCATCTACAGCCAGATCCTCGCGCAGACCGAGCGGCTCACGGTCGGGCCGATGGTCACCAACCCGTCCACCCGCACCCCGGAGGTCACCGCCTCCACCTTCGCCACCCTCAACGACATGTTCGGCAACCGCACGGTGTGCGGCATCGGCCGCGGCGACTCCGCGATGCGCGTCGCGGGCCGCAGGCCCAACACCCTCGCCCGCATAAGCGAGGCCATCAAGGTGATCCGCGCCCTCGGCCGGGGCGACGCCGCCGACCTCGGCGGGGGCGCGGTCGTCAAGTTCCCCTGGGTCGGGCCCGGCGCCCGGCTTCCGGTCTGGATGGCGGCCTACGGCCCCAAGGCGCTGAAGATGACCGGCGAGGAGGCCGACGGCTTCATCCTCCAGCTGGCCGACCTCTACCTCACCGAGTACATGGTGAAGGCCGTCAAGGACGCGGCGAAGGCGGCGGGGCGCGATCCCGGCGAGGTCCGCATCTGCGTGGCGGCACCGGCGTACGTCACCGCCGACGACTCGCCCGAGGCCCTCGCCCACGCCCGCGACCAGTGCCGCTGGTTCGGCGGCATGGTCGGCAACCACGTGGCCGACCTGGTCTCCAAGTACGGCGAACACTCCGCCCAGGTCCCGGAGGAACTCACCGAGTACATCAAGTCCCGGCAGGGCTACGACTACGCCCACCACGGGCGCAGCGGCAACCCCGACACCGAGTTCGTGCCCGACGAGATCGTGGACCGCTTCTGCCTCGTCGGCCCGCCCGAGTGGCACATCGAGAAGCTGACCGCGCTGCGCGCCCTGGGCGTCGACCAGTTCGCGCTGTACGACATGCACGACGCGCAGGAGGCCACCATCGACGCCTACGGCACGCAGGTGATCCCGGCCGTCAACTCCTAG
- the hydA gene encoding dihydropyrimidinase gives MPGRKIIRGGLVVTASDEIHADVLIEDGRIAAVAASGTPAAAALGAEQTIDATGKYVIPGGVDGHTHMEMPFGGTYASDTFETGTRAAAWGGTTTIVDFAIQSVGHTLREGLDAWHQKAEGNCAIDYAFHMIVSDVHEETLKEMDLLVEEGVTSFKQFMAYPGVFYSDDGQILRAMQRAAANGGLIMMHAENGIAIDVLVEQALARGETDPRYHGEVRRALLEAEATHRAIRLAQVAGAPLYVVHVSAAEALAELTRARDDGLNVFGETCPQYLFLSTDNLAEPDFEGAKYVCSTPLRPREHQAALWRGLRTNDLQVVSTDHCPFCFSGQKELGRGDFSKIPNGMPGVENRMDLLHQAVVDGHISRRRWIEIACATPARMFGLYPKKGTIAPGADADVVIYDPHAEQVISAETHHMNVDYSAYEGRRITGRVETVLSRGETVIDRREYTGHAGHGVYTPRSTCQYLT, from the coding sequence ATGCCCGGCCGAAAAATCATCCGTGGTGGTCTCGTCGTCACCGCGTCCGACGAGATCCACGCCGACGTCCTCATCGAGGACGGCCGTATCGCCGCCGTCGCGGCGTCCGGCACCCCCGCCGCCGCCGCGCTCGGCGCCGAGCAGACCATCGACGCCACCGGGAAATACGTCATCCCCGGCGGTGTCGACGGGCACACCCACATGGAGATGCCCTTCGGCGGCACCTACGCCTCCGACACCTTCGAGACCGGCACCCGCGCCGCCGCCTGGGGCGGTACGACCACCATCGTGGACTTCGCCATCCAGAGCGTCGGCCACACCCTGCGCGAGGGCCTGGACGCCTGGCACCAGAAGGCCGAGGGCAACTGCGCGATCGACTACGCCTTCCACATGATCGTCTCCGATGTGCACGAGGAGACGCTCAAGGAGATGGACCTCTTGGTCGAGGAGGGCGTGACCTCCTTCAAGCAGTTCATGGCCTACCCCGGGGTGTTCTACTCCGACGACGGCCAGATCCTGCGCGCCATGCAGCGCGCCGCCGCCAACGGCGGCCTGATCATGATGCACGCCGAGAACGGCATCGCCATCGACGTCCTGGTCGAACAGGCCCTCGCCCGCGGCGAGACCGACCCCCGCTACCACGGGGAGGTCCGCAGGGCGCTGCTGGAGGCCGAGGCCACCCACCGGGCCATCCGGCTCGCCCAGGTCGCGGGCGCACCGCTGTACGTCGTCCACGTCTCGGCCGCCGAGGCGCTGGCCGAGCTGACACGGGCCCGCGACGACGGCCTGAACGTGTTCGGCGAGACCTGCCCGCAGTACCTGTTCCTGTCCACCGACAACCTCGCCGAGCCGGACTTCGAGGGCGCCAAGTACGTGTGCTCGACGCCCCTGCGGCCCAGGGAGCACCAGGCGGCACTCTGGCGGGGCCTGCGCACCAACGACCTCCAGGTGGTCTCCACCGACCACTGCCCGTTCTGCTTCAGCGGGCAGAAGGAACTGGGCCGCGGCGACTTCTCCAAGATCCCCAACGGGATGCCGGGCGTGGAGAACCGCATGGACCTCCTCCACCAGGCCGTCGTGGACGGGCACATCTCCCGCCGCCGCTGGATCGAGATCGCCTGCGCCACCCCGGCCCGGATGTTCGGCCTGTACCCGAAGAAGGGCACCATCGCCCCGGGCGCCGACGCCGACGTGGTGATCTACGACCCCCACGCGGAACAGGTGATCTCCGCCGAGACGCACCACATGAACGTCGACTACTCGGCCTACGAGGGCAGGCGGATCACCGGCCGGGTGGAGACGGTCCTCTCGCGCGGCGAGACCGTCATCGACCGGCGGGAGTACACCGGGCACGCCGGACACGGCGTCTACACCCCGCGCTCCACCTGCCAGTACCTCACCTAG